Genomic window (Vigna unguiculata cultivar IT97K-499-35 chromosome 10, ASM411807v1, whole genome shotgun sequence):
TATATTAAGAAGCACATTGACATGGCTGCTTGGTTCTTCACCGTCAACCTCAAGAAGTATTATATCTCCTTCCTGTAGTCCATGTAGTTCACAAAAGTTTTTCCATCCACTGCCAATCTTCACCGATCTTGCTCTAATTAACAATTTGCATTGAACTTGTGCTTTTGGACCATAAAGCACAATTTCTGAGAAATTACTATTGCGAAAATACTTACATAGGTCTGAATTCAAATCCTGCGGagaccaaaaaaatattattacaaaacaaaattatatataaattaaaacgaagattagaaacaaacaaaattaatggtaaacagattacaaaaaaaaaggtaagaaaGATCACCATAGAGCTTGATTTCCAGTTGTTTTTAGAAAGGCGGAACTCAAAGTGAATTAATTTTGACGTTGTGAGTGGAAGATTTGATCGAACATGACTTTGAAATTTTTGCAAAGTAGTTTCTGAACACTGATCATAAAGGTGTATTTCAAAAATAGAATTTCCAGTATGCCTTAAGTAACATACTCTGGGTGGTTTTATATCATAGAATTTTCTTATATCACACCACCCATGAGTAATCCTCGGATTATAAATATCCATGTTGAAGGTAACATGGTGCATATTACCATTGTTATCAGAAATTGTCCAAACTGGACCCAATTCACGGCCTAATGTAATGACAAACTTTCGGTTCACGTCACCAAAATCCTTCAGAAAAAAGAgttcatgaaaaatatattatttaaattcaacagagaataataatgatgaataatttataagtgatgaattaaaaaaaaacttgttctTCGATGAACATAGTGAAGAATCCACCCTTCCACTTAGTTGCAAGTATGGATTGATCACCCAATATGCACTGTTTCGTCGTCATCTAAGAAGatggtataaaatatttaaaaaaaattgaaaaacagaaaacatcATCATCTGAGAAGTGTAGTTCATAAAAAGGTAAAACTTTAACATGGTTATGatgaaaaacagaaaatcacGAAACAAATTTTTTGATGTGGACTGTCAAGAGAAGTGTAgttcataaaaagttaaaagtttaACATGAAtacgttaaaaaaatttgtagaaGTGGTTGATGATCAAAAAGAGAATAtgacaaataaagaaaatgatgatgatgatggaacAGAGAAAATGATGAAACATTGAAGATGACGAAACATCAAAGTTGCTAAAACAGAAAAGATGATGAAACATAAAAGACGATCATGTACAACTTGTcgttcataaaaatataaaagttaaacatgCATACCTTTGTGTAATGGAAAGCGCTTTGGTATCAGAAAGATTAGCCCAGATGAGtatgagaaaaagaagataagttgtaaattgtagaGGAAGGTGCGGTTTTTGACTGTGAAGAGAGGTCTTACTAATCAAATGTGTTTGTGATATGGAAAAGAAGATGGTGAGGATAGAGCAGTTTAAAAATGTTTGtgcaatagaaaagaaaatggtGATGATGAAACGGAGaagatgataaagaaaaatgatgatgAACAGAAGCCTAGGTAATAAAAGTGTAATAATTATGCATACATACCTTCCGTGTAATGGAGAAGCActtctgaaaatctgatttaAACAGATGAACACAGATGAGTATACTTGAAAGAAGAGTTCTTTGAATGTGAAGAGATGCAACGATAATCAAAGAGTTTTAGTTTTTATTGGGCAGTGCAATCATGATTTTCGTCTTGAAAAGTGTTTGAATGTGAAGAGATGCAACGATAATCAAAGAGTTTTAGTGTTTATTGCGCAGTGCAATCATGATTTTCGTGTTCAAAAGTGTTTGAATGTGAAGAGATGTAGCTGATTGCGTAGTCCAGTCATGATTTTCGTCTTCAGAAGTGTTTGAAGGTGAAGAGATGTAGCGGTAATCAAAGAGTTTTAGTGTTGATTACATAGAGCAGTCATTATTAGCGTCTTGAAAATTGTTTGAATGTGAAGAGATGTAGCGGTAATCAAAGCGTTTTAGTGTTGATTACATAGACCAGTCATTATTAGCGTCTTGAAAATCGTTTGAATGTGAAGAGATGAAGCGGTAATCAAAGCGTTTTAGTGTTGATTACGGTAATCTGGTCAGTGCATTTAATTTGATcttgagaaatgaaaagaaatttaaaaaaatgaaacgttTGTTGGCTTctgatttattatttaataaatacaacgTGTAGCAGAGGAGATCCACAGTTTAGTAatcattatctcgagcagtgcGATATTTAATGGATTTGAAAACTGATTGACAGGTTGATTTGAAGACAATTAAAACCACTTTTTGAAGGCGGTGGAATACAAAAACCTTTCTAAACAGTCATTTCAAATTtctatttcaattaatattaaaaaatggttaaacagattataattcatttataacttaaaagattctaataataataattaatgatagtTCATTTTGTGTTATGGTCATTATtgttaagtaaaaattaaattaagaataaattataattactaaaatgaagacgaaccaaaaataatacaaaataataaaatacatataataaaagagaacaaaatttaacttatatattgAGATATATAATAACTGAATACAAAGTAAGAGTGCAATATAAAAAGTTcaaactaaataaaatcaaaaattacAACTTTAAAACCAAAAAAGTGGATAAAGAACTTTGATATCTCTGCTTGTTCTTTGactttcaacttcaaaaaataattcaGGGTGATCCTATACAGAGAGTTGATGAAGAGCACAAAAGTCTTTCCAGCCAGATCCTATCTTAACAGACCTAcgtcttattatcaatttacaCTCGACCTTGCCCCGGGGTCCATGTAAAACAACAGAAGAAAGTccactattttgaaaataagtagCAAATTCTTTCTTCAAATACTGAAAAAAGAATGTCAAgagatattaattattataaagcaatggaaatttaaaataatattaaaaattcaaaactaaCCAGGTCGCTTGCTTGACAGTAGTATGTGGATAGTTCAACAGTAAAATGGATTAAGTTCGACATAGAGAGAGGACGACGTATGGCAACATTGTTGAGGAACTTGGTCTTGATTCCTGTGTTTGCAAAACGTTTAGAGACGTGGATTACGAAAGATGAATTTCCCACATATTTGAACACAACCAACTTGTTTGACTGATCTCCATAGAAAGATCTTAGTTGGTTCCAGCCTTGAGTAATCATTGGAGTGTGAATATCCATGTTGTAAGTAACATGGTGAACATTACTTTGGTAATCCACAACAGTCCATTTAGCACCAAGGTCCTTCCAATAGCGTATGATGAAGACTCGGTCGACGTGTCCATAGTCCTTAAAAGATGAATAagttaagaataaataaataaaagtatttatttaacattgaataaaaaaatatacctggtctatcaaaaacatagaaatgaaTCCGCCAACCAGATCTGAAGAAAGTATGGATTGTGGTGTGGGCATGGGTTCCATTGAAGCAGAATAGGTTGGTGATGAAGtaaaattgtaagagaagaaaatggttcACAGTAGAGAAATCAAATGTCTGACTTTGAATTGGTAAACACagggaatatatataaaagaaataggaGAAGTTAGAGCTGTTGGAAGTATCCGTACAAAGTGAATAGTCTTAAGTGGTAAAAGTAGAGGTTAATAAATaccaattcaaaaattaaacgtgaaataaaaataaaaattatgaaacgtcGTAAAAGTataagtacaattttttaatgtaattttgtaATGTTGCTTTTTTTGAGGATGGTgtatatttaatattggaatataataaactttaataattataacgtgTGGCAAGTGATGGATCAGTTTAttcatcattatctcgagcagtgGGAAATTTAATGCTtttgaatactgattgacaAGTAGATTTGGAGATTTATAAAAACAGTATTTGAAGCGGTCAAGGGTGATTTGAAAAATGTGCAAATGAAAACGTGTGGCAGGTGATGGATCAGTTTAttcatcattatctcgagcagtgcgaaatttaatgcttttgaatactgattgacaGGTTAATTTGGAGATTTATAAAAGCAGTATTTGAAGCGGTCAAGGGTGATTTGAAAAATGTGCAAATGAAAACGAATATTGGGTTAAAATTTGTAGATTTGGTGATAgaatgaattattaaaaaaaaacaataacgaaaaaaaatgaaagagtttAAGAATACCTACATGTtagatcaaaattttatttcaaacctGATGTTAAATCTGCGGCAGTGAACCATATTAGAAATGTAGCAAACCTAGAAAATACAATGATACAATAAAAATGTTAGCtatgacaaaataaaagaataa
Coding sequences:
- the LOC114165835 gene encoding uncharacterized protein LOC114165835; translated protein: MEPMPTPQSILSSDLVGGFISMFLIDQDYGHVDRVFIIRYWKDLGAKWTVVDYQSNVHHVTYNMDIHTPMITQGWNQLRSFYGDQSNKLVVFKYVGNSSFVIHVSKRFANTGIKTKFLNNVAIRRPLSMSNLIHFTVELSTYYCQASDLYLKKEFATYFQNSGLSSVVLHGPRGKVECKLIIRRRSVKIGSGWKDFCALHQLSV